The following DNA comes from Cucumis sativus cultivar 9930 chromosome 7, Cucumber_9930_V3, whole genome shotgun sequence.
ATTGTGTTAACTGATGTTTTATAAGTGTCCAATGAGTGTTGGATTTGTCCAAGTGTTAGATATTGACACGTTAGCTGAACTAAAGTGCAGTGCTTCTTTGGGTGCAACTAAttgttttatactttatattttgcCTCTACCTTCTACTGTCGTTGGGAATGCTTGGCTTGAGTTGTGAATACTGCATAACCATTTGGCGGAAGCTTTCAAAGTGCATGACCACTTTTtagtaaaagagaaatttagGGATGGAGAACATCCGACCTTAAGAGAAGGAAATGATGTCCATTTTGCTCTTCaagttaaaaatatagatgaagaatatttggattttataatatccgaatatatatatgtatttatatctTAATTCTTAATAATGTACTCATTTCAAATAatggtttttaattaaagaaaaacccaatatttgaaaatgagaacGTACATTATTTCGAAACAATTTCAACTACTTAAACCCGTTACTTCAATGATCTCGGTATGTTGTCTGGTTTGAAACTCAACTGATTGGCCAATGGCAAGTAGTTTATTCTCATGTCTTTGGACTTGCTTTCTTGACTTCTGATTTCCTCTATTCTTTGCATTGCAATTTTTTCTCAGCTATGTGAAGTACTTATTGTGATATTTGTAAATTGCACCTTTCTATCTCACGTTTGGCTATTGATTTTTAGGTAATAACCGTTGGAAGAGAGAGATATACTGTCGGTGAGGCATTGTTTCAGCCACAAATTTTGGGTTTAGACACACATGGAATTGTTGAGCAGCTTGTTCGGACTATTTCAACCGTATCATCCGATAACCACCGGCAACTACTGGAAAACACCGTTCTATGTGGAGGCACTTCTTCAATGACTGGTAATGATTGACATTAGCTTTGTCTGTCTCCATTTCCTGGTATAATTTTTACTCTGTTTATAACTACCATTATTTTGAGAGCGCACTCAATGGCATGCTATGCAGATGCTTCTTTTCATTCCCTTTTTTCAATTCTGAAGAACACTATTCTTGTATAtctttatatagtttttaatttgttaccTTCTATAGGATTTGAAGAAAGATTTCAGAAAGAAGCAAGTCTTTGTTCATCTGCTGTTCGTCCTGCTCTTGTGAAGGTATTATAATCTGAAGGAAGTGATTCATGTTTTACTGAACAATCTGAATATTTTTTGTCTTTGCTGTAACGAACTGGACAATTTTACTAGGATTGATTATGTGGTAATGGCCTTTTCCTTTTACAGGCTCCAGAATACATGCCAGAGAATTTATCCTTGTATTCAGCATGGATTGGAGGTGCTATACTTGCCAAGGTTGTCTTCCCCCAAAATCAGCATATAACCAAGGCAGACTATGATGAAAACGGGCCTTCAATTGTTCATCGGAAGTGCTTCTAGTGACCTTCTCTAATACATATCTTTcagtatttatttatcttcctACTTTTAGAATACTATATAGTTGTACAATGGTAGGAAACTAGTTATGTACTATGGAGGCTTGATAGTTGTACGAGTATGGACCTGTATCTAGCCTAAATGGAAGCCATCACACCCATTAATCATGTGACATAATAGGAGTGCATCCTATTAATGCAAGTCATCTTCAAAAGTATCATGCTAGGGATGGGATTTTGGATCCTTTCATTTAGAACTTATAAATGaactaattgaaaaattaggaCCTTATGGTTTTGACTTTTGAACCATCTTTAACAATTAGTTTTGTCTACTCAACTCAATGttccattttgaaaaagtgGCATTGTCAAAGATGTGGTGACTACATCAACGGTTTATCGAAGCTGGTGGATACAAGATACGTATTCtatcaattttctaaaattagcATAATTTAACCTTGATATAGATTGTTGTAACTTGTCTCCTCAGATTAGTAATTTTATGTGACAATTGAAAAATGTCTTTTTAAGAGTACATTTGATTAGTAAATGGGTATTCCTTCTTGCTGTCCTCTCCTACCTAGGCAAGGCCTTGTCTACTCTTGCCCACTATTGGAATATTCTGTGTGTGCTTACCTTCCTTGATAACTGTTGCAAAGAagttaatcaatttaaaaattgacaaTGTTAGGTACGGATGCAAATGAGTTAATCAAAAATTGATAATGATTAGGTGCATCGTAGGCTGTACTTAGTTAATCAAAAATTGATAATGATTAGGTGCATCGTAGGCTGTACTTATGTCATGCTTCTCCTCTCTATGACATagcaaaataataagaataatttaatttaaatttaaagacaTTGCCACATGTAAGTTCTCATTAGGTAACTGGCTATGTTCGGACACATATAGGTGCAGCACAGCCACCACCCAAGTTTTTCCCCCTACATTTAATACTAAAAGCGGGGAGAATTATTGGCTTAGGGGGCCCTCATGGGTAGTTGGAATCAGTAATTTCCTTCAAGGACGGATGGCAATTAGACTCTCATTGCACTTTTCCGCCTACCTTGCTAATAAATTCTagaaaataatgtgtttttgaTTACATGATGGAGTAGGAAAAGATTGTCCAATAAGTTTGGTATGCCAATGCAAAGGATTTGTGGAGAAGAGAAGCCACTAGGAAACAAATGGGTCGCTCTTAGGGAGGGTCCCAGCTCACAGAAGCTCAGTGAATAAAGacccaaaatccaaaatactGCAATCCACACATCACAGATTCCACAATGCAATAATGAATTTTTGCTGCACCTTGGCACAATGGCGCAAGTTGGAGGGTCTCTTCTTTTTGCAACACTACCCTACAAAagtgtcttcttctctttatttgcCTTTTGCCCACCTATTTTGCACCACTCAGCTTGTAGAGCTTGTTGCCCCTTGCCTTTTTTTGATAATATAGTCAATGGCCtcatgagagagaaagatcTTACTATTCCATTGATTTTAATGGAATTTAATACAGGTCTTCTTTAAGGatatacaaataattgataaaGATTGTGGATCTTTAGAGAAAGATAacagaaagagagagatttggTCTATCTTTTGACAATCTCATTGATCAAATTTGAGCACACAACAACCGatttttatacaaatggcATGATGGTGAATGAGATCTAAGATTTCATGGATTGCCCACTTTGAGTAGACTCTGATAATTGGTCCACTTCCCATCTTTGTCTGGGTGCAACCTTGTCATGGACGGCCACATACTCCTGCAAAATAGAACCAAAAATGTAATGACTAATCACCTTCTTTTCTTAcctttttcaaacaaaagtatGTTTTCCCCCAATAATTCAGCAACTCTAACAAAGCACCTTCTTTCCCCCCCTCCTACCTCCATTCTTTTTATCAGCTCATCAGCCATGTTTGCTATTACCACTATTTTCCTAGCTGAATTGTCTATGAAGCCTTCCTCCACTCCTTTGTCAAATAAGGCAAGCAAGCTGTCATAGTATCCATCCACATTTAGCAATCCTACCTGATTATACATTTTTCGAAACCGATAAAAGGTCAAGTTAACAATAAGCCACTCTGACAACATTtctgtttgttgttttttattactGGGTTTCAACgatactttcaaaatgttgaatATAAACCAAGGAAATAAAGAAGGGAGGTACTGAAAAATCCATGGTATTTGTTTTAGatactctttttttcctccatAAAGTTGTCAATACAAATCCATATCTTACTGGCTTGTCATGAATTCCTAGCTGAGCCCAAGTTATCATCTCTAGTAATTCTTCCATAGTTCCATAGCCACCTAGTCCAAtggattttggatttttcatcaaaattttcaagtttttgcTAGTGaagtaaatgaaatgaaaccCTTGTCATAATAAACTCACACACAGACACACAATCTTATAGTTCCTATTATAACCTGGAAGTGCTACAAATGCATCAGCATGTTTGGCCATTTCTGACTTCCTTTGGTGCATATCTGCCACAGTTTTCACTTCACCGACAGTTTCGCCTGATATCTGCAAGTGGGGTTTCATTAATTTTACCCAAAAACCATCTTACCTTCCATAGACCAAGAAAGGAAATTTGCAGATAAGTACCTCATGAGGCAGAAGTGCCTTGGGAATCACTCTATACATCATGaatgaaacaataaaattagtCAACAACATGATACTTGAACAGAAAtgtaaaaat
Coding sequences within:
- the LOC101211145 gene encoding cytokinin riboside 5'-monophosphate phosphoribohydrolase LOG1 isoform X1, translating into MEGTGLSSTSEQKLGRFKRVCVFCGSKAGYKSTYAEATIELGKVLVEKKIDLVYGGGSVGLMGLISKTVFSGGSHVLGVIPKALLPHEISGETVGEVKTVADMHQRKSEMAKHADAFVALPGGYGTMEELLEMITWAQLGIHDKPVGLLNVDGYYDSLLALFDKGVEEGFIDNSARKIVVIANMADELIKRMEEYVAVHDKVAPRQRWEVDQLSESTQSGQSMKS
- the LOC101211145 gene encoding cytokinin riboside 5'-monophosphate phosphoribohydrolase LOG1 isoform X2, with protein sequence MLKPRLSLVEKKIDLVYGGGSVGLMGLISKTVFSGGSHVLGVIPKALLPHEISGETVGEVKTVADMHQRKSEMAKHADAFVALPGGYGTMEELLEMITWAQLGIHDKPVGLLNVDGYYDSLLALFDKGVEEGFIDNSARKIVVIANMADELIKRMEEYVAVHDKVAPRQRWEVDQLSESTQSGQSMKS